The sequence GCGGGGGACGTCTCCCTGCTCGTCTCCGGCGACGCCGGCATATTCAGCCTGTTGCCGCTGATAAAGAAAAATTTTCCCGACGAGGACATCGTCGTGTTGCCCGGCGTCAGCTCGCTGCAGAGCCTCTGCGCGAAGGCCGGCGAAACGTGGCAGGACGCCGTGATCCTCTCGGGACACGGCCGCAATATTCCTGACGAAAAAATCCTCGACGCGGCGGAGCACAACCGCAGCGTGATATTTTTCTGCGACGCGAAGAAAAACCCCGCTTGGCTCTGCGCTCTGCTCGATAGCGCCGGGCTCGGCGGCGTGAACACCGTGGTCGGCGAAAGGCTCGGCTCTGAGGAGGAGCGCGTGCGCCGCGGCGCCGCGCGGGAGCTGGCGAGGGAGAGCTTCGACTCGCTCGCGATCGTGCTGCTGATAAACGACGGATTCAGCGAACGTGCCCCGCTGCTGCCGGAGGACTCCGATTTCATACGAACGGAAGGCATACCGATGACGCACGAAGAGGTGCGCGCGGTGATAATCGCGAAGCTGCGCCTGACGCCGGGGACGGTGCTCTGGGACGTCGGCGCCGGCACCGGCTCCGTTTCGATCGCGGCCGCGCAGCTGTGCCGCCGCGTCCACGCCGTCGAGGTAAACGCTGAGGCCGCCGAGCTGGTGCGCGAAAACGCGAAAAAGTTCCGCCTGCACAACGTTAAGGTCTACGAATCTTCGGCCCTCGCCAAGCTCGCCGAGCTGCCGAAGCCGGACGCCGTTTTCATAGGGGGCGGCGGCCCGGAGCTTCCCGCGATACTCGACTGCGTATCCGAGCGCGGGAGCGGCATACGCGTCGTCGTCTCGGCGGTCTCGCTGAAGACCTCGGCGCTCTGCACGGTGAAGCTTTCGGAGGATGGATTCACCGCTTTCGACGCCGCGCAGATCGCAGTGAGCAGAATAAAAAGAGTCGGGAACGCGCAGATATGGCAGGCGCGGAATCCGGTGACGATATTTTCCGCGCTCACGCGCGGGTGAGGGGGAGCGGATATGATACATTTTGTCGGGGCCGGCCCCGGCGCGGCGGATCTGATCACGCTGCGCGGCGCCCGGCTGCTGAAAGAGGCCGGAATGATAATCTACGCGGGTTCGCTCGTGAACCCGGAGCTTTTGAAGCTCGCGAAAAAGGACTGCGAAATATACGACAGCGCGCGCATGACGCTCGACGAAGTCGTAGAAAAACTGCGCGAAGCGCACAGCTCCGGCGTCGACGCGGTGCGCCTGCACACCGGAGACCCATCGATATACGGCGCGATACGCGAACAGATGGACAAGCTGAAGGCGCTTCGCATACCGTACGACATAACGCCCGGCGTCAGCTCCTTCTGCGCGGCGGCCGCGGCGGCCGAAGCCGAATACACGCTGCCTTCCGTGAGCCAGACGGTGATAATCACGCGCATGGAGGGGCGCACGCCGGTGCCCGAGAGAGAAAAGATTCGCAGCCTCGCGGCGCATCACGCTTCGATGGTCCTCTTCCTCTCGGCGGGGATGCTCGACGCGCTCTGCGCCGAACTCATAGCCGGCGGCTACGAGCCGCAGACGGACGCCGCGCTCGTCTACAAGGCGTCGTGGCCTGATCAGAAGGTGCTGCGCGGCGCTCTCGCGGAGCTGCCGCGGCTCGCCGAGCAGGCGGGGATAAGCAGGACCGCGCTTGTGCTGGTCGGGGATTTCCTCGGAGACGAATACGAGCTTTCGAAGCTCTACGACAAACATTTTTCGCACGGCTTCAGAAAGGCCGCGGAAGAGCGATGAAGCTTCACGTCGCGGCCTTCTCCGAAAGAGGAGCCGCGCTCGCGCTTAAAATCGCGGACGCCTTCGGCGGCAGCGCTTGGGCCCCGGAAAAATACGCCGGTGGCGGCGTGCTTCCGCTGGGCGCCTCTCTTGCCGAATGGGCCGGCAAACGCTTCGCCGACTCCCAAGCGATCGTCTTTATCTCGTCGTGCGGCATCGCGGTGCGCGCGATAGCTCCGCACATCGGCGGCAAGGAGAGGGATCCGGCCGTAATAGTGGCCGACGAGCTCGGCAAGAACGTGATATCGCTGCTCTCGGGGCATATAGGCGGCGCGAACGAGCTTGCGCTGCGCATAGCGGAGTTCACCGGCGGGCGCGCCGTGATAACGACGGCGACCGACGTGAACGGCATCACGCCGCCCGACTCATGGGCCGTGAAAAACAACTGCGCCATCGAAAACCTTTCGGCGGCGAAGCGCGTCGCGGCGGAGCTGCTTTCCGGCGGCGATGTGGGAGTCGCCGTCACCGACGAGCTTGTCCCGGCTCCCTATCCGGTGACGCTGTGGCTGCGCCCGAAGGATTTGACGGTGGGCGTCGGCTGCAAGCACGGCATAAAGCCCGAGCTGCTGCGCCGCTGCTTCTCGGACTTTATGGAAGACAGCGGCTATTCGCCCCTTTCCGTCACGGCGTTCGCGTCGGTCGACAGGAAAAAGGAGGAGACGGCGATAATAAAGCTCGCGGAATTTTACAAGGTCCCCTTTGAGACATTCTCCGCGGAAGAGCTGATGGCCCTGCCCGGAGTTTTTTCGCCGTCGCCGGCGGCCGCTGCGGCGGTAGGGACGGACAACGTCTGCGAGCGCGCCGCCCTCGCCGCGTCGCGCGGCGGCTACATGGTGCGCCTCAAGACGAAATACGCCGGCATTACCTTTGCGCTGGCAAGAAAAAGGAGCAGGTGAACGATGGCTGTCGAATTCAAGATCGCGGGGCTGGATTACAGATCCGCCACGGTCGGCGTGAGGGAAAAATTTTCCTTCACGGAGAGCGGAAGGCGCGAGTTGCTGCGCGAGATAGCGCCCCGCGTGCGGGAGGCCGTCCTCATATCGACCTGCAACAGGACGGAGCTCGTCGTCGTCTCCGAAGAAGAGCCGGCCGGGCTGCTCCAGCGCGCGCGCGGCGGCGGGAATTTTTTCTCGCTGAGCGGCGAGGCCGTCGTAGAGCGCGTCTTTGAGATCGCCGCGGGGCTCCATTCGCAGATACCTCTCGAAGATCAGATACTCGGTCAGATGAAGGAGGCTCTCCTCCTCGCGCGGCAGGAAAAAGTATGCGGCGCCCTGCTCGGCCAGCTTTTTCAGCGCGCCGTAGCGGCGGGCAAGGAGATACGGACGAAGTTCAAAGCGCTCCCTCACGAAGCTTCGGCCGCGGCCGTGGCCTGCGCGGAGGCTTCAGCCTTTTATAAATCGCTGAAAGGAGTGCGGGCCCTCGTCGTCGGCAGCGGCGAGATGGGGATGGCGGCCGCTAAGCTGCTCGTCGAGCGCGGCGCGGAGGTGCGGATGACGCAGCGCCGCCGCCGGAAGGACGGCGTTCGGCCGCCCGCGGGGGCGGCGTTGATAGCGTACGACGCGAGGTACGAGGCTCTGCGCGAATGCAGCCTCGTGATATGCGCGACGGCGAGCCCGCACTGCGTCCTCGCGGCCGAGGACTTCTCGGACGACGGGGCGAAGCGGCTGATGATAGACCTGGCGGTGCCGCGCGACATCGACCCAGCCTTCGCCGAGCGTCCGTCGGTGACGCTCGTGGACATGGACGGGCTGGGCTGCAAAGCGCTGCCGGAAGGCTTCATGCGGGAGATAAGGAAGAGCCTCGAAGCAAATATCAAACGTTTTCACGAATGGCTCGACGTACATGAGTGCGTGCCTTACATAGAAAACATATGCTCCTTCGCGGAACGCGAGATGGTAGAGGGGCTCGGCTGCGAAAGCGAAGAGGAGCGACTGCGCGTGAAGGAGGCTTCGCGGGCTATGATGAACAAGCTGCTCTTTTCAATGAAGAAAGGGGTCGATATGGATATGGCTAAGGAATGTTACCGCGCGCTCTCAAAGGGGGTGCGGGCGTGATATACGTCGTGGGGCTCGGCCCCGGAGGCGCGGGGGAGATAACTCCGAGGGCGCTTGCGGCGCTGGAGAAGTGCGACCTGATCGTCGGCTACAAGGCCTATGTCGAGCTTGCGCGTCCGCTCTTCGACAAGGAGAAGGAGTTCGTCGTCTCGGCGATGAAGCAGGAGCGCGATCGCTGCGAGGAGGCTCTGCGCCTTTCGCTCTCGGGACGCACCGTCGGCCTTATCTCAAGCGGCGACCCGGGGATATACGGCATGGCCGGCATCATGCTCGAAGTCGCCCGCGGCAGGACTGAGGTCGAGATAATCCCCGGCATAACTGCCGCCTCGAGCTCCGCCGCGATACTCGGCGCACCGCTCGGCTGCGACTTTGCCGTGATAAGCTTAAGCGACCTGCTGACGCCTTGGAAGGTTATCGAAGGGCGTCTGCGCGCCGCCGCGCTGGCCGACTTCGTGATCTGCATCTATAACCCCGCGAGCCACGGCCGTCCGGAGCATCTCTCCCGCGCTGCGGATATACTTATGGAAATCCTGCCGGCGGAGCGCCCCGCGGGCTGGGTGCGCAGCGCCGGCCGCAAGGGAGAGAGCTGCCGCGTCACGACGCTCGGCGAGCTGAAGAATCAGAAAATAGACATGTTCTGCACCGTGATAATCGGCAGCTCGGCCACCTACGTGATCGACGGACGCCTGGTGACGCCGCGGGGCTATAGAGAATAAGATGGAAAAGAAGGTACTGCTTTTCGGCGGCACTTCGGAGGGGCGCGAGCTGACGCGCTTCGGGCTGCCGATGATATATTCGGCCGCGACGGAGTACGGAGCGGAGCTGGCGCGCGGCGCGGAAAATACCGAAATCGTCGTCGGGCGCATGGACGCCCGTGAGATGAAAAAATTCATTGATGAATCGCACGTCGCCTGCGTCATCGACGCGACACACCCCTATGCGGCCGGCGCGAGCGAAAATATCCGCGCGGCCTGCGCCGCGTGCAGCGTGCCGCTGATGCGCGTGCTGCGGCGCGCGAGCGAGGCCAGGCGCGCTTCGCTCCTCGTGAAGAGCGCGGCGGAAGCCGCGGAGCACATAGAGAAGACATCCGGCAACGTGCTGCTGACGACCGGCAGCAAGGAGTTGGCGGCCTTCGCGCGCGTGAGCGACCGTTCGCGCCTCTTCGTGCGCGTGCTGCCGGACCCCGATGTGATAAAAAAATGCGCGGAGCTCGGCTTCGACAGCGGACACATTATCGCGATGCAGGGCCCCTTCAGCGCCGCGATGAACGAAGAGATGCTGCGCATGACAGGCGCGCGTTGGCTCGTAACGAAGGACGGCGGCGCGGCCGGCGGCACGGGCGCGAAGATGGACGCCGCCGAAAAGTGCGGCGTCTCCGTCATTATGATAGAGCGTCCGCGCGAGGAAGATGGACACAGCTGCGCCGAGGCGCTCCTCTGGGCGCGCAGGCAGCTCGGCCTTCCGCGCCCGCCGCTCTTCCCGATGCTGACGGACTTGGAGGGGCGCAGCGCGGTGATCGCCGGCGGCGGCGCGGTGGCGGCGAGGCGCGCCGCGACTCTGATAAGATGCGGAGCTGAAGTGACGGTGGTCAGCCCGGAATTCTGCCGCGAATTGGAGGAGCTGAAATGCGGCCTCGTGCGGAGAAAGTGGGAGGAAGCGGACCTTGACGGCGCGTCGCTCGCGGTCGCCGCGACCGA is a genomic window of Synergistes jonesii containing:
- a CDS encoding glutamyl-tRNA reductase, whose translation is MAVEFKIAGLDYRSATVGVREKFSFTESGRRELLREIAPRVREAVLISTCNRTELVVVSEEEPAGLLQRARGGGNFFSLSGEAVVERVFEIAAGLHSQIPLEDQILGQMKEALLLARQEKVCGALLGQLFQRAVAAGKEIRTKFKALPHEASAAAVACAEASAFYKSLKGVRALVVGSGEMGMAAAKLLVERGAEVRMTQRRRRKDGVRPPAGAALIAYDARYEALRECSLVICATASPHCVLAAEDFSDDGAKRLMIDLAVPRDIDPAFAERPSVTLVDMDGLGCKALPEGFMREIRKSLEANIKRFHEWLDVHECVPYIENICSFAEREMVEGLGCESEEERLRVKEASRAMMNKLLFSMKKGVDMDMAKECYRALSKGVRA
- the cbiE gene encoding precorrin-6y C5,15-methyltransferase (decarboxylating) subunit CbiE codes for the protein MKNKLYVLSAGPGGAAELTPAVREAIAASRAVAVAPRHRHLAAGHPNVIEMSDFKETFERLREELKAGDVSLLVSGDAGIFSLLPLIKKNFPDEDIVVLPGVSSLQSLCAKAGETWQDAVILSGHGRNIPDEKILDAAEHNRSVIFFCDAKKNPAWLCALLDSAGLGGVNTVVGERLGSEEERVRRGAARELARESFDSLAIVLLINDGFSERAPLLPEDSDFIRTEGIPMTHEEVRAVIIAKLRLTPGTVLWDVGAGTGSVSIAAAQLCRRVHAVEVNAEAAELVRENAKKFRLHNVKVYESSALAKLAELPKPDAVFIGGGGPELPAILDCVSERGSGIRVVVSAVSLKTSALCTVKLSEDGFTAFDAAQIAVSRIKRVGNAQIWQARNPVTIFSALTRG
- the cobK gene encoding precorrin-6A reductase; translated protein: MEKKVLLFGGTSEGRELTRFGLPMIYSAATEYGAELARGAENTEIVVGRMDAREMKKFIDESHVACVIDATHPYAAGASENIRAACAACSVPLMRVLRRASEARRASLLVKSAAEAAEHIEKTSGNVLLTTGSKELAAFARVSDRSRLFVRVLPDPDVIKKCAELGFDSGHIIAMQGPFSAAMNEEMLRMTGARWLVTKDGGAAGGTGAKMDAAEKCGVSVIMIERPREEDGHSCAEALLWARRQLGLPRPPLFPMLTDLEGRSAVIAGGGAVAARRAATLIRCGAEVTVVSPEFCRELEELKCGLVRRKWEEADLDGASLAVAATDDREVNSEIGAAAKRRGIPVSVADNAAACSFFFPSLVTCGEASASVSAGALSPALTRRLAERLRSVWEEWVKEERSAVEGEKDKKNE
- the cobM gene encoding precorrin-4 C(11)-methyltransferase, whose protein sequence is MIHFVGAGPGAADLITLRGARLLKEAGMIIYAGSLVNPELLKLAKKDCEIYDSARMTLDEVVEKLREAHSSGVDAVRLHTGDPSIYGAIREQMDKLKALRIPYDITPGVSSFCAAAAAAEAEYTLPSVSQTVIITRMEGRTPVPEREKIRSLAAHHASMVLFLSAGMLDALCAELIAGGYEPQTDAALVYKASWPDQKVLRGALAELPRLAEQAGISRTALVLVGDFLGDEYELSKLYDKHFSHGFRKAAEER
- a CDS encoding cobalt-precorrin 5A hydrolase; translated protein: MKLHVAAFSERGAALALKIADAFGGSAWAPEKYAGGGVLPLGASLAEWAGKRFADSQAIVFISSCGIAVRAIAPHIGGKERDPAVIVADELGKNVISLLSGHIGGANELALRIAEFTGGRAVITTATDVNGITPPDSWAVKNNCAIENLSAAKRVAAELLSGGDVGVAVTDELVPAPYPVTLWLRPKDLTVGVGCKHGIKPELLRRCFSDFMEDSGYSPLSVTAFASVDRKKEETAIIKLAEFYKVPFETFSAEELMALPGVFSPSPAAAAAVGTDNVCERAALAASRGGYMVRLKTKYAGITFALARKRSR
- the cobJ gene encoding precorrin-3B C(17)-methyltransferase, whose translation is MIYVVGLGPGGAGEITPRALAALEKCDLIVGYKAYVELARPLFDKEKEFVVSAMKQERDRCEEALRLSLSGRTVGLISSGDPGIYGMAGIMLEVARGRTEVEIIPGITAASSSAAILGAPLGCDFAVISLSDLLTPWKVIEGRLRAAALADFVICIYNPASHGRPEHLSRAADILMEILPAERPAGWVRSAGRKGESCRVTTLGELKNQKIDMFCTVIIGSSATYVIDGRLVTPRGYRE